TCGCAGTTGTCGCGGATGGCTTCCTGTATCTCGGTAAGTGAAATTATGTTGAACTTCATGCTGTCGGTGTAAACGCACAGTTTTTTCGCAAGCTCGATTACCTTATTGCGTGCACGCTCGGAGGTGTAGGGATAGCTTTCAAAGTGAAGTGCCTGAACATCCACACCGCGCTTTGCCATCATGTAACCCGCAACCGGGCTGTCTATACCGCCCGAAAGAAGTAACATTCCGCGTCCCGAGGAGCTTTTGGGCATACCGCCCACACCCTCGACCGAGCCTGCATGAATATACGCACAGCGGTCGCGGATTTCTATCATAACGGTGATTTCGGGATTGACCACATCCACTCTTACGTCGGGACACATTTCGCTGAGCTCTCCGCCCACCGTCTTCATAAGGTCAACAGAGGTGTAGGGGAATTTTTTGTCACAGCGCTTGGCGTCTGCCTTGAAGCTTTTGTATTTATTTATCTCGGCGGGCATATATTGCTTTGCCACGCGGATGATATCCTCCAGATTTTTCTCGGCGCAGTAGGCGATACACAACGAAACTATGCCGAAAATGGTGCTCACTCTTTCAAAAGCGGGCTCGATAAGACTGTCGTCGTCCTCGTTGCCGATGGGGGTGACGTACACGGTGGACTGCATGGAAACCACCTCGAACTTACCTAAATCCTTAAGACGTCCCCTTATCTGATTAAGCAGAAGCTTTTCAAAATAATTGCGGTTAAGTCCCTTTAAAATCAGCTCTCCGTATTTGAGCAGAATACATCTCATAAGTATTTATATTCCTTCCGATAGTATTTTTATAAATTTCAGCGTACCTTCTGAAGCCTTTTCATGCCGTTTTTCACAGCCGATACAAATTCATCCGCCTGGTCGCGCGTGTTGTAGGTCGAAAGGCTGATGCGCAATGTAAAATCGGCATTTTTATCCGCACCGAAGGCGGTGAGAACTCCGCTTTTTCCCTTTTTGGAGGAGCATGCCGACCCGCTGGAGACGTAAATTCCGAACTCCGACAGGTGGTGAAGCATGACCTCGCTTCTTACCCCCTCAAATGCCGCACTGATTATATTGGGCGCGGGATTTTCGGGCAAATTAAAGCTTACACCCTCAATCTCCGACAGCTTTTCAATGATATATTTACGTAAATCCGCCATTTTCTCTGTATCCGCGGACAGCGTTTTATTAAAATGCTCCGCCGCCGCACCGAATGCCGACAGGGAAATAAGATTTTCTGTTCCGCTTCTCAAGCCGTTTTCCTGACCGCCGCCCATCAGCTGAGGCAGTATGCGAACACCCTTTTTCTTATAAAGCGCACCCACACCCTTGGGGGCATGCACCTTATGAGCCGAAACCGAGATAAGGTCGGCGTCGGGTATTTCACGGCTTTTCAGATAGCCCTGCACAAAATCACAGTGAATAAGTGCCTCGGGAGCCAGCTTTCTGATGATGGGATAAAGGTTATTTACTCCGTAAACCGCACCCGTTTCGTTATTTGTATGCATGATTGACACCAGAACGGTTTTGTCGTTGAGAGCTTCACGAAGCTCATCGGTGTATATTTTTCCGCCGACAGTGGAAAGATAAATCACCTCAAAGCCCTGTTCGCTCAGCTTTTTCATGGGCTCGGACACCGAGGGATGCTCGGAATTTGTGGTTATAATGCGGTTGCCGCGGCGTATTTTCGCCATCGCCCCGCCGATAATTGCAAGATTATTGGCTTCGGTACCGCAGGAGGTGAAAATTATCTCCTCCTTGGTACATTTAAGTGTGGCGGCAATCTTTTTGCGTGCCGAAGTGACAAGCTGTTCCGCTTCAAAGCCCCGCGCGTGAAGTGATGAGGGGTTGCCGTAAACATCAAGATTATTTATTATGTCCTGCTTTGCCGCCTCGCACAGCGGTGTGGTGGCGCTGTTATCAAAATATATTTCCATGTCATTTTACTTTCTTTTACTGTGATTTTTATATTATATAATAAATCCGCAAAAAAATCAAGACCCATGCACAATTCGCAACTGATGAAGAAAACTGCGGGAGAAGAGCGCGGTTTTTCGTAAATACTGTACAACTTTTTTGCAGTTATGCACATTGTGTGTTTTTATGCATAAATTTCGTAAACATACTGAATAATTATTCAAATTGACTATTGACATTTTTGCCGTTTTGTATTATAATATTGTACAATGTGAAAAATAGGCAAATTTCGGCATTGAATAAACCGCATGAGCCTTAGATTTTGGAGTTTATTATGTACAAGGTATTCATCGACGGCAAGGAAGGAACCACGGGGCTTAAAATTTTCGAACGGTTCTCCCTGCGTAACGACATTGAAATATTGGAAATAAGCGAGGAAAAGAGAAAGGACCCTCAGGAAAGAGCAAAATTCATAAACGCTTCCGACATTACTTTTCTCTGTCTGCCCGACGCGGCGTCCGTTGAGTCGGTGTCGCTGTGCACCAATCCCGCCACCAGAATAATCGATGCCTCCACCGCACACCGCACCAATCCCGACTGGGCATACGGCTTTGCGGAGCTGGGCAAAGCTTTCAGAGACAAGATAGCAAACGGCAAGCGCATTGCGGTGCCGGGCTGTCACGCAAGCGGCTTCAATTCGCTGGTATATCCCCTGGTCGAAAGCGGTATGATGCCCAAGGATTATCCGGTCACCTGTTTTTCTCTTACGGGATACAGCGGCGGCGGAAAAAAGATGATAGCTCAGTACGAGGATGAAAACCGCTCGGGTGAGTTTGACAGTCCCCGTCAGTACGGTGTAAGCCAGACCCACAAGCACATTCCCGAAATGAAATACATACCCTCTCTTGACAATGCACCCATATTTCTGCCCACCGTATGCGATTTTTACAGCGGTATGCAGGTAAGCATTCCTCTGTTCACCTCAATGCTCAAGGGAAAGCCCACTCTGCAGAACATTTACGAAATGTTCGCACAAAAATACGACGGTCAGAAAATGGTCAAGGTCCGACCCATCGTCAGTGAAGGACTTATTCCCTCCAACAACATGACAGGCAGAGATGATATGGAAATCATCATCACGGGCAATGACGACAGAGTGGTAGTGATAAGCCAGTTTGATAACTTAGGCAAGGGCGCTTCGGGCGCGGCAATGCAGTGCATGAATATAATGCTGGGGCTGGACGAAGGCTTCACGCTGACAGTGGGAGAATAAATCAAAATTAGCAATGCTGTTTTCCGTAAGCTTAATAAAAAACGTGCCAAGCCGAGTAAAATCGGAAAAGGCGAAAGGCCTAACGCAGCATTTTTCGATTTTGAGAAGGTTTGTAAAGAAAGGCGATAAATCATGGTAAAAGTAATTCAAGGCGGTGTCTGTGCCGCAAAAGGATTTAAAGCAGGCGGTATCCATTGCGGTATCCGTAAGAATAAGACTAAAAAGGACATTGCTCTTATTGTGAGCGAGGTCAAGGCAAATGCGGCAAGCGTTTATACAAAAAATCTTGTAAAGGGCGCGCCGATATATGTGACAAAAGAAAACATTGCCGACGGCAAGGCGCAGGCGGTCATATGCAACAGCGGCAACGCCAACACCTGCAATGCCAACGGCATTGAAATAGCAAAGGCTATGTGCGAGCTGGTTGAAAAGCACACGGGAATAAAGGCAAGTGACGTTATTGTCGCTTCCACCGGTGTTATCGGTCAGCCTCTTGATATAGTTCCCATCGCCGAGGGTATGGACGCGCTTTGTGCTTCACTGGGTGATAACAGCCGTGACGCAGCTGAGGGTATTATGACTACCGACACACTGCTTAAGGAAATTGCAGTGGAGTTTGAAATTGACGGCAAGGTATGCCGTATGGGCGGTATAGCAAAGGGAAGCGGTATGATTCATCCCAATCTTGCCACCATGCTGGTGTTCATCACCACCGACGCGGCGATAGCTCCCGATATGCTTCAGAAAGCGTTGTCCGAGGACATTACCGACAGCTTCAACATGGTATCCATCGACGGCGACACCTCCACCAATGACATGGTTTCCATCATGGCAAACGGCATGGCGGGCAACAATGAAATAACAGCCGAGGGCGCAAGCTTTAATGCATTCAGGCAAGCTTTGAGCGAGGTCACCCAGTATCTTTGCAAAATGATTGCAAAGGACGGCGAGGGTGCAACAAAAATGCTGGAATGCAAGGTCAGCGGTGCAAAGGATAAAGCCACCGCAAGAACGGTTGCGAAATCGGTTGTATGCTCCAGCCTTCTCAAGGCGGCGATGTTCGGTGCGGACGCCAACTGGGGACGTGTGCTGTGCGCGGTAGGTTACAGCGGTGCGGACATCGATATTCACAAGGTGGACGTAGACTTTGTTTCATCGGCAGGCAAGGTTGAGGTTTGCAGAAACGGAGCAGGCATCGAGTTTTCGGAAGAGGTTGCCAAAAAGGTTCTGAGCGAAAACGAAATTTACATAAACATCTCTCTCAACAGCGGTGACGCATTTGCCGTTGCGCGCGGTTGCGACCTGACGTATGATTACGTTAAGATAAACGGAGATTATCGTACCTGATTCGCAATTAATTAAGGAAAATTTTGCTGTGCAAAACTAATTATTAATCCGCGCAACGACATTGCGTTAACACAGTGTCACGCGGTCAAACCAACTACAAACTACAAAACAAGCCAAACCGAGTAAAATCGGAAAAGGCAAGGCTTGCACTGACGAGAACGAGGGAGTGTACTAAACGTACTCGACCAAGTTCGAGGATGTGCGTAACGCAGCATTTTTCGATTTTAAGAAGGTTTGTAAGTTATTATTTTATATCAACATCAATAATACATCAAAGAGGAATCAACATGGAATTAACCAATGCACAAAGAGCCCAGGTGCTCATACACGCACTGCCCTACATACAGTCCTACACCGATAAGGTAGTGGTGGTAAAATACGGCGGAAACGCTATGATAAACGAGGAACTCAAGAATGCCGTTATGGGCGATCTGGTACTGCTGTCACTGATAGGTGTCAAGGTTGTACTGGTACACGGCGGCGGACCCGAAATCACCGAAATGATGGAAAAGGTGGGCAAAAAGAGCGAGTTTAAGAACGGACTGCGCGTTACCGATGCCGAAACCGCTCAGATTGTGCAGATGGTTCTGGCGGGTAAAATCAACAAGAGTCTTGTAACGCTGATGGGCAATATCGGCGGAAAGGCAATCGGTCTGTGCGGTATGGACGGACAGATGATCGAAGCCGAAATGCTCAATCCCGAGCTGGGCTATGTGGGCGAAATAAAGAACATCAACCCCGAGCCCATAAATGACCTTTTGCAAAAGGGTTACATTCCGATAATCTCCACCGTGGGCTTTGACAAAGAGGGCAATATCTACAACATAAACGCCGACACTGCGGCGGCGCGTATAGCGGCGGCGCTGGACGCGGAAAGCCTTATCTCCATGACCGACATAAGCGGTATAATGCGCGACAAGGACGACCCCTCCACTCTCATTTCACAGATTAAAGCGGAAGAAGTACCCGCTCTTATCGAAAGCGGAGTTATCTCGGGCGGTATGATACCCAAGGCACAGTGCTGTGTCAGTGCCATAGAGGGCGGTGTAAAAAAGGTATTTATTATCGACGGACGCATTCCCCACGCAATACTTATCGAAACCCTTACAAACGAGGGTATCGGAACAATGTTTATATAATTAAGACATAATCAAGAGGTCACTATGAACACTACAAAAAATCTGGACAAAGAATATATCGCCGCCTCCTACGGACGGTTTGACGTGCTTTTTGAAAAGGGCGAGGGCTCATTGCTGTTTGACGAAAACGGCAAGCGGTACATCGACCTTGGAAGCGGTATTGCCGTTAATACCTTCGGTCTGTGCGACAAGGTGTGGCAATCCGCGGTAAGCGAACAAGCCTCAAAGCTTCAGCACGTATCTAACCTTTACTATACCTCTCCCATGGCTCAGCTTGCACAAATGCTGTGTGAAAAGACAGGTATGAAAAAGGTATTTTTCTCCAATTCCGGCGCAGAGGCAAACGAGTGCGCCATTAAATGTGCAAGAAAGTATTCCTTCGACAAATACGGCGAGGGAAGAAATGTTATTATTACCTTAAAACAAAGCTTCCACGGAAGAACTATAACCACTCTCTCCGCCACCGGTCAGGACACCTTCCACACTACGTTTGGTCCTTTCACCGATGGCTTCCGTTATGCCGAGCCGAATGACATAGAGGACATGAAAGCTCTTGTCGACGACAAGGTGTGCGGAATCATGATAGAGCTTATCCAGGGCGAAGGCGGAGTGAATGTGTTAAAGCCCGACTACGTCAAACAGCTTGAAGCGCTGTGCCGTGAAAAGGACATTATGCTGATAATCGACGAGGTACAGACGGGCAACGGTCGTACAGGTGCGCTGTACTGCTACATGAACTACGGCATCTCCCCCGACATTGTTTCCACCGCAAAGGGACTTGCGGGCGGGCTCCCCATGGGCGCAACCATGATGGGCGAAAAAACAAAGGACACCATTACCGCAGGCTCTCACGGCTCCACATTCGGCGGAAACCCCGTTTGTGCGGCAGGTGCGTGCAGTATCATCAGCCGTATTGACGATAAGCTGATGGCGGACGTCAAGCGCAAGAGTGAATATATCATAAACGCACTCTCGGGCGCAAAGGGTGTAAAGAGCATCACGGGTCTGGGCTTTATGCTGGGTGTTGAAACCGAAAAGCCCGCAAAGGACGTTGTTGTAAAATGCATTGAAAGAGGCGTTGTTCCGCTGACCGCCAAAAACAAGGTCAGACTTCTGCCTGCACTCAACATTCCCGACGAGCTTCTCACCGAAGCAATTACCGTTTTAAAACAAGTAATCGAAGAATAACCGAAAGGACTTGATATAAATGAACCATCTTTTAAAGCTTTCGGACCTTACGTCCGAAGAGATATTTGAAATTCTCGACCTTGCCGATAAATTAAAGGCAGAACGCAAGGCAGGAATTGAGCACCCCATTCTCAAGGGCAAAACCTTAGGCATGATATTCCAGAAATCCTCCACCCGTACCCGTGTTTCCTTTGAAGCGGGTATGTATCAGCTGGGCGGTTCGGCGCTGTTCTTAAGCTCCAACGACCTGCAGATTGGCAGAGGCGAGCCTATAAAGGACACCGCCCGTGTGCTTTCACGTTATCTGGACGGAATTATGATACGAACCTACAAGCAGAGCGACGTTGAGGAGCTTGCCGAGTACGGTTCTATCCCGATTATAAACGGTCTGACCGACTACGCTCATCCCTGTCAGGTGCTTGCCGACCTTATGACCATACGTGAGTACAAAAAAGAGCTTAAGGGTCTTAAAATGTGCTTTATCGGCGACGGCAACAACATGGCAAATTCCCTTATCGTGGGCGGTATAAAAGCAGGTATGGAAGTCGCCATCGCTTGCCCCGCAGAGTACAAGCCCGATGCCGACATTATGAAATGGGCGAGCGAAAACGGCAAATTCATCTGCACCGAGTGCATAAAGACCGCGAGCGAAAACGCCGACGTGCTGTACACTGATGTATGGGCATCCATGGGTCAGGAGGGCGAGGCTGAAAAGCGTAAAAAGGACTTTGCAGGCTATCAGATTAACGACACCGTTATGAGCTATGCCAAGGCGGACGCAATGGTGCTTCACTGTCTGCCCGCGCACAGAGGCGAGGAAATCACCGCCGAGGTGCTGGAGGCTCATCCCGAGATATTTGACGAAGCGGAAAACAGACTGCATGCGCAGAAAGCCGTGCTGGTTAAGCTGATGAAATAAACCGCAAAAAGGACAATAAACAAAAAACAGTAAAAATTTAATTTCCGACTCTGTCGGAAAGTGCGGAGTATAAATTATATGAAGAAAAAATATCTGGTTTTGGCAAACGGCAAAATTTTTGAGGGCGTAAGCTTCGGATATGACGGCGAGGCTTGCGGCGAGATAGTATTTAACACCGCCGCAGTGGGCTACACCGAGGCGCTCACCGACCCCTCTTATTACGGACAGATTCTCATTCAGACCTTCCCCCTTATCGGCAACTCGGGCATGAATACCGAGGATTTTGAAAGTGAATCACCCCGACTTTTCGGTTACGTAGTGCGCGAGTACTGCGATGAGCCATCCAACTTCCGCAGTGAAATGACGGTGGATGAATTCCTCAAAAAGAACAAAATCCCCGGAATAAGCGGTATAGATACCCGCGAGCTTACCGAAATCATACGTGACAGCGGTGTTATGAACGCCTGCATCACAGATGAAGTGACAAACCAAACCATGCAGACGCTCAACGATTTTTCCATTGTCAAGGCTCTTGAAAGCACCGCCGCAAAAAAGACGGTGTACCCTGCTGAGGGCGAGGAAAAATTCAACGTTGTAATGATAGATTACGGCGCGCTTAAAAGCACAATAAAGCAGTTCACCTCCAAGGGCTGCAAAATAACGGCTCTGCCCTACACCGCGTCGGCAGACGAGGTGCTGGCGCTTAATCCCGACGGTATAATTCTCTCCCAGGGTGCAGGCGACCCTGCCGAAAACGCCGCTTGTATAGAAACCGTCAAGGCACTGGCAGGCAAAAAGCCCATTTTCGGTATCGGTCTGGGTCACCAGATTTTCGCCCTTGCCATGGGCGCAAAAACCGAAAAAATGCTTTTCGGCCATCACGGCGCAAGTCAGCCCGTAAAATGTATTGAGTGCGGCAAGGTGCTCATAACCTCCCAGAATCACGGCTACACTGTGGTAAACGACACGCTTCCCAAGGACGCTGTCGTCACCCACTTCAACGTAAACGATGCCACTGTCGAGGGTGTGAAATATCCCGCTCTTGGCGCGTTCACACTGCAATTCAACATGGACGCATCGGATAAATTCTGCAAAATGATGGAGGAAAAAGCATGCCACTGAATACTAATATCAAAAAAGTTCTTGTAATCGGTTCGGGTCCTATTGTCATCGGTCAGGCGGCTGAATTTGACTACGCGGGCGCACAGGCGTGCCGTGTCCTCAAGCAGGCAGGACTCAATGTTGTTCTGGTAAACTCCAACCCTGCCACCATTATGACAGACAAGGCGCTGGCAGATGAAATTTATCTGGAGCCCCTCACCGAAGAAACCATCAAGAGAATTATCATAAAGGAACGCCCCGACAGTCTTCTTGCCTCTCTGGGCGGTCAGACAGGTCTTACGCTTGCCATGCAGCTTTCAAAATGCGGTTTTCTGGACCGCATGGGCGTAAAGCTTCTGGGTACCAACGCAGAGGCTATTGACAAGGCTGAGGACCGTCAGATGTTCCGCGACACCATGCAGAAAATCAATCAGCCCTGCATTCCCTCGGACATCGCCAACGACGTGGAAACCGCAGTTGAAATTGCCGACAGAATCGGCTATCCCGTAATCATCCGACCCGCTTTCACTCTGGGCGGTGCGGGCGGCGGTGTGGCTTACACCAAGGACGAGCTCATTACCGTTGCCTCCAACGGTCTGATGCTTTCTCCTATTACCCAGGTACTGGTTGAAAGATACATCTACGGCTGGAAAGAAATAGAGTTTGAGGTAATGCGCGACGCGGCAGGCAACTCCATCGCGGTGTGCTCCATGGAAAACGTTGACCCCGTCGGCGTTCACACAGGTGACAGTATAGTTGTTGCACCCGCCATGACACTGGCGCTTAAGGAATATCAGATGCTGAGAAACGCATCTCTCGACATTATAAACGAATTGGGCATTGAGGGCGGATGTAACTGTCAGTTTGCGCTCAACCCCGACAGCTTTGAATATGCCGTTATTGAGGTTAACCCCCGTGTTTCCCGTTCATCGGCACTGGCTTCCAAGGCTACGGGCTACCCCATTGCAAAGGTAACCACCAAAATCGCTCTGGGCTACACCCTGGACGAAATAAAGAACGACATCACCGGCACCACCTGGGCTTGCTTTGAGCCTACCGTGGACTATACCGTTATAAAATTCCCCAAATGGCCCTTTGACAAATTCGTAAATGCCTCCAGAAAGCTGGGCACTCAGATGAAAGCGACGGGCGAGGTAATGTCCATCGGACAGAGCTTCGAGGCGGCACTCATGAAAGCCGTACGCGGTGCGGAAATTTCTCTTGACACCCTCAACATGAAGGCTCTGGACGAGGTTGAGGACATCGAAAAGAAGCTTCACGATGTGGACGACGTAAGAATCTTCACTGTTTACAAAGCGCTTCAGCGCGGAGTTTCGGTGGACACCATAAACAGCATCACCTGCATCGACAAGTGGTTTATCCGCAAGATAAAGAACCTTGTTGACTACGAAAACGCTCTTAAAGAGGGTAAGCTGGACGACGCCCTCTACATGAAGGGCAAGAAAATGGGCTACACCGACGCGGCTATAAAGCGTCTGTCGGGCTGTGACATCAAAAATCCCCTTTACGCTTCTTACAAAACGGTTGACACCTGTGCGGGCGAGTACAAGGCGATGACACCCTATTTCTACTCCTCCTACGACAGCCGTAACGAGGCGCTTGACCACCTTACAGGCACAAAGGAACGCATTATCGTTCTGGGCTCGGGTCCCATACGTATCGGTCAGGGTATCGAGTTCGACTATTCCTCCGTTCACTGCGTATGGGCGCTGAAAAAGCTGGGCTACGAGGTTATTATCATAAACAACAACCCCGAAACCGTTTCCACCGACTTTGACACTGCCGACCGTCTGTACTTTGAGCCTCTTACCCCCGAGGATGTTATGAACATCATACGCATCGAAAAGCCTATCGGCGTTGTTGTAGCATTCGGCGGACAGACAGCTATAAAGCTTACCAAATTCTTAGACGAAAACAACATCACCATTCTGGGCACCTCTGCCGAGGGCATTGACATTGCCGAGGACCGCGAGCGCTTTGACGCACTGCTTGAGCAGTTCAACATCAAGCGTCCCAAGGGTCTGGGTGTCATGACCATGGGGCAGGCAAAAGAGGCAGCTAACAAGCTGGGCTACCCCGTACTTCTGCGTCCCTCCTACGTTATCGGCGGTCAGAACATGACTATCGCCTACAACGACGGCGACGTTGAGCAGTACATGGAAATCATTCTGTCCCAGAAAATAGAAAACCCCGTACTTGTCGACAAGTACATGATGGGCTGTGAATTAGAGGTAGACGTTATCTCGGACGGCAA
This genomic stretch from Oscillospiraceae bacterium harbors:
- the argF gene encoding ornithine carbamoyltransferase; translated protein: MNHLLKLSDLTSEEIFEILDLADKLKAERKAGIEHPILKGKTLGMIFQKSSTRTRVSFEAGMYQLGGSALFLSSNDLQIGRGEPIKDTARVLSRYLDGIMIRTYKQSDVEELAEYGSIPIINGLTDYAHPCQVLADLMTIREYKKELKGLKMCFIGDGNNMANSLIVGGIKAGMEVAIACPAEYKPDADIMKWASENGKFICTECIKTASENADVLYTDVWASMGQEGEAEKRKKDFAGYQINDTVMSYAKADAMVLHCLPAHRGEEITAEVLEAHPEIFDEAENRLHAQKAVLVKLMK
- a CDS encoding aspartate aminotransferase family protein, with product MNTTKNLDKEYIAASYGRFDVLFEKGEGSLLFDENGKRYIDLGSGIAVNTFGLCDKVWQSAVSEQASKLQHVSNLYYTSPMAQLAQMLCEKTGMKKVFFSNSGAEANECAIKCARKYSFDKYGEGRNVIITLKQSFHGRTITTLSATGQDTFHTTFGPFTDGFRYAEPNDIEDMKALVDDKVCGIMIELIQGEGGVNVLKPDYVKQLEALCREKDIMLIIDEVQTGNGRTGALYCYMNYGISPDIVSTAKGLAGGLPMGATMMGEKTKDTITAGSHGSTFGGNPVCAAGACSIISRIDDKLMADVKRKSEYIINALSGAKGVKSITGLGFMLGVETEKPAKDVVVKCIERGVVPLTAKNKVRLLPALNIPDELLTEAITVLKQVIEE
- the argB gene encoding acetylglutamate kinase, which gives rise to MELTNAQRAQVLIHALPYIQSYTDKVVVVKYGGNAMINEELKNAVMGDLVLLSLIGVKVVLVHGGGPEITEMMEKVGKKSEFKNGLRVTDAETAQIVQMVLAGKINKSLVTLMGNIGGKAIGLCGMDGQMIEAEMLNPELGYVGEIKNINPEPINDLLQKGYIPIISTVGFDKEGNIYNINADTAAARIAAALDAESLISMTDISGIMRDKDDPSTLISQIKAEEVPALIESGVISGGMIPKAQCCVSAIEGGVKKVFIIDGRIPHAILIETLTNEGIGTMFI
- a CDS encoding cysteine desulfurase — its product is MEIYFDNSATTPLCEAAKQDIINNLDVYGNPSSLHARGFEAEQLVTSARKKIAATLKCTKEEIIFTSCGTEANNLAIIGGAMAKIRRGNRIITTNSEHPSVSEPMKKLSEQGFEVIYLSTVGGKIYTDELREALNDKTVLVSIMHTNNETGAVYGVNNLYPIIRKLAPEALIHCDFVQGYLKSREIPDADLISVSAHKVHAPKGVGALYKKKGVRILPQLMGGGQENGLRSGTENLISLSAFGAAAEHFNKTLSADTEKMADLRKYIIEKLSEIEGVSFNLPENPAPNIISAAFEGVRSEVMLHHLSEFGIYVSSGSACSSKKGKSGVLTAFGADKNADFTLRISLSTYNTRDQADEFVSAVKNGMKRLQKVR
- the thiI gene encoding tRNA 4-thiouridine(8) synthase ThiI: MRCILLKYGELILKGLNRNYFEKLLLNQIRGRLKDLGKFEVVSMQSTVYVTPIGNEDDDSLIEPAFERVSTIFGIVSLCIAYCAEKNLEDIIRVAKQYMPAEINKYKSFKADAKRCDKKFPYTSVDLMKTVGGELSEMCPDVRVDVVNPEITVMIEIRDRCAYIHAGSVEGVGGMPKSSSGRGMLLLSGGIDSPVAGYMMAKRGVDVQALHFESYPYTSERARNKVIELAKKLCVYTDSMKFNIISLTEIQEAIRDNCDEEYFTLLLRRFMMELAERVARRNKCASLITGESLGQVASQTMYALGVTQQPIKLPVLRPLIAFDKEDIVRIARKIDTFETSVLPYEDCCTVFTPRHPKTRPELEKILEQESRLDRQGLMERAFESLDTMILERE
- the argC gene encoding N-acetyl-gamma-glutamyl-phosphate reductase, with translation MMYKVFIDGKEGTTGLKIFERFSLRNDIEILEISEEKRKDPQERAKFINASDITFLCLPDAASVESVSLCTNPATRIIDASTAHRTNPDWAYGFAELGKAFRDKIANGKRIAVPGCHASGFNSLVYPLVESGMMPKDYPVTCFSLTGYSGGGKKMIAQYEDENRSGEFDSPRQYGVSQTHKHIPEMKYIPSLDNAPIFLPTVCDFYSGMQVSIPLFTSMLKGKPTLQNIYEMFAQKYDGQKMVKVRPIVSEGLIPSNNMTGRDDMEIIITGNDDRVVVISQFDNLGKGASGAAMQCMNIMLGLDEGFTLTVGE
- the carB gene encoding carbamoyl-phosphate synthase large subunit, with the protein product MPLNTNIKKVLVIGSGPIVIGQAAEFDYAGAQACRVLKQAGLNVVLVNSNPATIMTDKALADEIYLEPLTEETIKRIIIKERPDSLLASLGGQTGLTLAMQLSKCGFLDRMGVKLLGTNAEAIDKAEDRQMFRDTMQKINQPCIPSDIANDVETAVEIADRIGYPVIIRPAFTLGGAGGGVAYTKDELITVASNGLMLSPITQVLVERYIYGWKEIEFEVMRDAAGNSIAVCSMENVDPVGVHTGDSIVVAPAMTLALKEYQMLRNASLDIINELGIEGGCNCQFALNPDSFEYAVIEVNPRVSRSSALASKATGYPIAKVTTKIALGYTLDEIKNDITGTTWACFEPTVDYTVIKFPKWPFDKFVNASRKLGTQMKATGEVMSIGQSFEAALMKAVRGAEISLDTLNMKALDEVEDIEKKLHDVDDVRIFTVYKALQRGVSVDTINSITCIDKWFIRKIKNLVDYENALKEGKLDDALYMKGKKMGYTDAAIKRLSGCDIKNPLYASYKTVDTCAGEYKAMTPYFYSSYDSRNEALDHLTGTKERIIVLGSGPIRIGQGIEFDYSSVHCVWALKKLGYEVIIINNNPETVSTDFDTADRLYFEPLTPEDVMNIIRIEKPIGVVVAFGGQTAIKLTKFLDENNITILGTSAEGIDIAEDRERFDALLEQFNIKRPKGLGVMTMGQAKEAANKLGYPVLLRPSYVIGGQNMTIAYNDGDVEQYMEIILSQKIENPVLVDKYMMGCELEVDVISDGKDVLIPGIMQHVERAGVHSGDSIAVYPPYSINDKLTSQVIESSEKLALAMGTKGLVNIQYLIYENELYVIEVNPRASRTIPYISKVTGVPMVDLATKIMVGQSLKSLGYGTGLYKTPPYFSVKVPVFSFEKLNDVNSALGPEMKSTGEVLGIGKTLEEALFKGLVSAGFTVSHTQDPNRRGVLISVSKQDQLEIVKLAKKLDDLGLKIYATEGTAQAISALDIDVEIVDKLSHSDAMIDLLESGKIIYTIYTGAKKKSSIDDYIRLHRRALQLSVACITSLDTANALADILLGRFTQNNTELVNINNLRTARKKLNFSKMQGTGNDYIVLNNMDDDISCPESLAVTFTNRHYSIGADGLILIERSNLADAKMRMFNIDGSEGKMAGNAIRCVGKYLYDNGIVPKETMTIETPGGIRELKLYIMNSAVSSVEVNMGKASLNPKDVPVKLEGDSVLSRHVNIMGGDYNINCVSVGNPHCVIFCDRVDNVDVAKLGPMFESAGIFPEGVNTEFVRIVNKNTLKMRVWERGNGETAACGTGACAAVIAAVENGLCSKGEDITVKLKGGDLIVNYTDEAVLLTGSTALIYEGVIQY
- the carA gene encoding glutamine-hydrolyzing carbamoyl-phosphate synthase small subunit encodes the protein MKKKYLVLANGKIFEGVSFGYDGEACGEIVFNTAAVGYTEALTDPSYYGQILIQTFPLIGNSGMNTEDFESESPRLFGYVVREYCDEPSNFRSEMTVDEFLKKNKIPGISGIDTRELTEIIRDSGVMNACITDEVTNQTMQTLNDFSIVKALESTAAKKTVYPAEGEEKFNVVMIDYGALKSTIKQFTSKGCKITALPYTASADEVLALNPDGIILSQGAGDPAENAACIETVKALAGKKPIFGIGLGHQIFALAMGAKTEKMLFGHHGASQPVKCIECGKVLITSQNHGYTVVNDTLPKDAVVTHFNVNDATVEGVKYPALGAFTLQFNMDASDKFCKMMEEKACH
- the argJ gene encoding bifunctional glutamate N-acetyltransferase/amino-acid acetyltransferase ArgJ yields the protein MVKVIQGGVCAAKGFKAGGIHCGIRKNKTKKDIALIVSEVKANAASVYTKNLVKGAPIYVTKENIADGKAQAVICNSGNANTCNANGIEIAKAMCELVEKHTGIKASDVIVASTGVIGQPLDIVPIAEGMDALCASLGDNSRDAAEGIMTTDTLLKEIAVEFEIDGKVCRMGGIAKGSGMIHPNLATMLVFITTDAAIAPDMLQKALSEDITDSFNMVSIDGDTSTNDMVSIMANGMAGNNEITAEGASFNAFRQALSEVTQYLCKMIAKDGEGATKMLECKVSGAKDKATARTVAKSVVCSSLLKAAMFGADANWGRVLCAVGYSGADIDIHKVDVDFVSSAGKVEVCRNGAGIEFSEEVAKKVLSENEIYINISLNSGDAFAVARGCDLTYDYVKINGDYRT